Proteins from a genomic interval of Desulfobacterales bacterium:
- a CDS encoding AarF/ABC1/UbiB kinase family protein, protein MNLFRGYGMKNLGRFGTITRVLIKHGLGDVAERLSRKKPAHSKDSSEKEPLVYRGFPSPKRIRLVFEELGPSFIKLGQLMSTRADIFPPEYIEEFKKLQDQVPPEPLKDIVAVIEDELKHPISELFKTFSSESIAAASVAQVHVAELFSGEKVAVKVIRPGIRKKIEKDIRLMDAFAERIERSFEVGRIIGVANLVKEFERTIFKELDMFIEAGTIEKFSVNFKDDDELYIPKVYWNLTSRSVLVMEHIDGIKMDRIDTLKAHGIDPKEIAMIGLRSFSRQLMEFGIFHADPHPANAIVMYDGRVSLVDFGIIGYLDEEMMHQIANIFLGYAEHDYSLVMEALLDAGLLDDETMDIEGFRLDLKDISEPFYGRSLQTISVKDVYDQVMHLVLKYRIRLPRNMLLLLKTFIQTEALGKILGSDASLLEVTRPYAKRLIQKGYEAQKLMRLIRKDARYIGKQIKELPRYVHDILRQTARGRQRIEIRHSGFERFDQKLEKGVNRLTVGLIISASIIAGSLVLNSGQKVIELQLNLFGFQKVPLTALLGLAGYSIATVLGIWLIFSIFRSGKM, encoded by the coding sequence ATGAATCTTTTCAGAGGGTATGGCATGAAGAACCTGGGCCGGTTCGGCACCATAACCAGGGTCCTGATCAAACATGGGCTGGGTGATGTCGCAGAACGGCTGTCGCGTAAAAAGCCGGCACATTCCAAAGATTCTTCTGAAAAGGAACCGCTGGTCTACCGCGGCTTTCCTTCGCCCAAACGGATCCGACTGGTCTTTGAAGAATTGGGACCCAGCTTCATCAAGCTCGGTCAACTGATGAGCACCCGGGCGGACATTTTCCCACCGGAATACATCGAGGAATTTAAAAAATTGCAGGATCAGGTTCCGCCGGAACCGCTCAAGGACATCGTCGCCGTTATTGAGGATGAACTCAAGCATCCGATTTCTGAGCTGTTTAAAACATTTTCATCCGAATCCATTGCCGCGGCTTCCGTGGCCCAGGTCCATGTGGCCGAACTTTTCAGTGGAGAAAAAGTGGCGGTCAAGGTCATCCGGCCCGGCATCCGAAAAAAAATAGAGAAAGATATCCGCCTGATGGATGCCTTCGCCGAGAGAATTGAACGGTCATTTGAAGTGGGCCGTATTATCGGCGTCGCCAATCTGGTCAAAGAATTTGAACGTACCATTTTTAAAGAACTCGACATGTTCATCGAAGCGGGTACCATCGAAAAATTTTCCGTCAATTTCAAAGATGACGATGAGTTATACATCCCAAAAGTATACTGGAACTTAACCTCCCGATCGGTGCTGGTCATGGAGCATATTGACGGCATCAAAATGGACAGGATCGATACCCTTAAAGCCCATGGCATTGATCCCAAAGAAATCGCCATGATTGGATTGCGTTCCTTTTCAAGGCAGCTGATGGAGTTTGGTATTTTTCATGCCGATCCTCATCCCGCCAATGCAATCGTCATGTACGACGGACGCGTCAGCCTGGTCGACTTCGGTATCATCGGCTACCTGGATGAAGAGATGATGCATCAAATTGCCAACATCTTTCTGGGATATGCCGAACATGATTACAGCCTGGTCATGGAAGCGCTCTTGGACGCCGGCCTGCTGGATGACGAAACCATGGACATCGAAGGTTTCCGTTTGGACCTGAAAGACATCAGCGAACCTTTTTATGGCCGTTCCCTGCAGACAATATCGGTAAAGGATGTTTACGATCAGGTCATGCACCTGGTGCTCAAATACCGCATCCGCCTGCCGCGCAATATGCTGCTGCTGCTTAAGACCTTCATCCAGACCGAGGCCTTGGGTAAAATTCTGGGCAGCGACGCCAGCCTGCTCGAGGTAACCAGGCCCTATGCCAAACGTCTGATCCAGAAGGGCTATGAGGCCCAGAAATTGATGCGACTCATCCGCAAAGATGCCCGCTATATAGGCAAACAAATAAAGGAATTGCCCAGGTACGTACATGACATCCTCCGGCAGACCGCCAGGGGGCGACAACGCATTGAAATCCGGCATAGTGGTTTTGAGCGTTTCGACCAGAAGCTTGAAAAAGGGGTGAATCGTTTGACGGTTGGTCTGATCATTTCCGCCTCCATCATTGCCGGATCGCTGGTGCTGAATTCAGGTCAAAAAGTCATCGAGCTTCAGTTGAACCTTTTTGGCTTTCAGAAGGTTCCCCTCACTGCTCTCCTGGGGCTGGCCGGCTATTCCATCGCAACCGTTTTAGGGATCTGGCTGATTTTTTCGATTTTTCGATCCGGCAAGATGTAA